In Chiroxiphia lanceolata isolate bChiLan1 chromosome 2, bChiLan1.pri, whole genome shotgun sequence, a single genomic region encodes these proteins:
- the P2RY2 gene encoding P2Y purinoceptor 2 — protein sequence MANLTIPPDWTRVTNSSLDPGGTDDNPYKCIFDEDFKYVLLPVSYGIVCVVGLFLNLLALYAFIFRIKTWNASTTYMFNLAISDTLYVVSLPLLVYYYAMGDNWPFSVGLCKIVRFLFYTNLYCSILFLLCISVHRFLGICFPLRSLQWGHVRHARRVSAAVWAVTVACQSPVLFFVTTSAKGDTITCHDTSSKELFSQFVIYSSVMLVLLFCIPFLAIIVCYCLMARRLLQPTRGISRLSRSKKKSVKMIIIVLVVFIVCFLPFHVTRTLYYSFRSWDLSCQTLNAINLAYKVTRPLASTNSCLDPILYFLAGQRFMKFRGNNVLGKPHNEVALGIVPNSHLGTSNDTDTLSKDLKS from the coding sequence ATGGCGAACCTCACAATCCCTCCAGACTGGACCAGAGTCACCAACAGCTCCTTGGACCCAGGTGGCACGGACGACAACCCCTACAAGTGCATATTTGATGAGGACTTCAAGTACGTCCTGCTGCCCGTCTCCTACGGCATCGTGTGCGTGGTGGGGCTcttcctcaacctgctggcccTCTACGCCTTCATCTTCAGGATCAAGACCTGGAACGCCTCCACCACCTACATGTTCAACCTGGCCATCTCGGACACGCTCTACGTGGTGTCACTGCCCCTCCTGGTGTACTACTACGCCATGGGGGACAACTGGCCCTTCAGCGTGGGCCTGTGTAAGATAGTCCGCTTCCTGTTCTACACCAACCTCTACTGCAGCATCCTCTTCCTGCTCTGCATCAGCGTCCACCGATTCCTGGGCATCTGCTTCCCGCTGCGCTCGCTGCAGTGGGGGCACGTCCGGCACGCCCGGCGCGTGTCAGCGGCCGTGTGGGCGGTGACCGTGGCCTGCCAGTCGCCCGTGCTCTTCTTCGTCACCACCAGCGCCAAGGGCGACACCATCACCTGCCACGACACCTCCAGCAAGGAGCTCTTCAGCCAGTTCGTCATCTACAGCTCGGTGATGCTGGTGCTGCTCTTCTGCATCCCCTTCCTCGCCATCATCGTGTGCTACTGCCTGATGGCACGGCGGCTGCTCCAGCCCACGCGTGGCATCTCCCGCCTCTCCCGCTCCAAGAAGAAGTCGGTCAAGATGATCATCATCGTCCTGGTGGTCTTCATCGTCTGCTTCCTCCCTTTCCACGTCACTCGGACCCTGTACTACTCCTTCCGGAGCTGGGACCTGAGCTGCCAGACCCTCAACGCCATCAACCTGGCCTACAAGGTGACCCGGCCCCTGGCCAGCACCAACAGCTGCCTGGACCCCATCCTGTACTTCTTGGCGGGGCAGCGCTTCATGAAGTTCAGGGGGAACAACGTGCTGGGGAAGCCCCACAATGAGGTGGCGCTGGGCATTGTGCCCAACAGCCACCTGGGAACCAGCAACGACACGGACACGTTATCCAAGGATCTGAAATCCTAG